One stretch of Streptomyces sp. A2-16 DNA includes these proteins:
- a CDS encoding sterol desaturase family protein — protein sequence MPNLPDVVVWSIPAFVLLTVIEMISVRIHPDEDAAGYETKDAATSLGMGLGSLFFDFLWKIPIVAVYTALYELTPLRVPVLWWTIPLMLLGQDFFYYWSHRGHHVIRILWACHVVHHSSRKFNLTTALRQPWTTLTVWPFYVPLVAAGVHPAALAFCSSANLVYQFWIHTERIDKMPRWFEFVLNTPSHHRVHHASQGGYLDRNFGGILIVWDRLFGSFVAETERPVYGLTKNINTFNPIKVATHEYVAIIKDVKKARSWRERAGRVFRGPGWAPAPVPETTEETVPA from the coding sequence ATGCCCAACCTCCCCGACGTCGTGGTCTGGTCCATACCCGCCTTCGTGCTGCTCACCGTCATCGAGATGATCAGCGTCCGCATCCACCCCGACGAGGACGCGGCGGGCTACGAGACCAAGGACGCCGCCACCAGCCTCGGCATGGGACTCGGCAGCCTCTTCTTCGACTTCCTCTGGAAGATCCCGATCGTCGCCGTGTACACGGCCCTGTACGAGCTCACCCCCCTGCGCGTCCCCGTCCTGTGGTGGACGATCCCCCTGATGCTCCTCGGGCAGGACTTCTTCTACTACTGGTCCCACCGCGGCCACCACGTCATCCGCATCCTGTGGGCCTGCCACGTCGTCCACCACTCCAGCCGGAAGTTCAACCTCACCACCGCGCTGCGCCAGCCCTGGACCACCCTGACCGTCTGGCCGTTCTACGTCCCCCTCGTCGCCGCCGGCGTCCACCCGGCCGCGCTCGCCTTCTGCTCCTCCGCGAACCTCGTCTACCAGTTCTGGATCCACACGGAACGCATCGACAAGATGCCCCGCTGGTTCGAGTTCGTCCTCAACACGCCGTCCCACCACCGCGTCCACCACGCCTCCCAGGGCGGCTACCTGGACCGCAACTTCGGCGGAATCCTCATCGTCTGGGACCGGCTCTTCGGCTCGTTCGTCGCCGAGACCGAACGGCCCGTCTACGGGTTGACCAAGAACATCAACACGTTCAACCCGATCAAGGTGGCCACCCACGAGTACGTGGCGATCATCAAGGACGTCAAGAAGGCACGGAGCTGGCGCGAGCGGGCGGGCCGGGTCTTCAGGGGCCCGGGCTGGGCACCGGCACCCGTACCGGAGACGACCGAGGAGACCGTGCCCGCGTGA
- a CDS encoding SURF1 family protein encodes MYRFLLSRQWVILTLVALLLIPTMIRLGIWQMHRYEERTARNRLVSEAMHATPVPVEEMTSPGHTVTTHDRYRRVTAKGHFDTDDEVVVRRRTNSDDEVGYHVLTPFVLDDGKVLLVNRGWIPSDGPSQTAFPRIPAPPKGEITVTGRLMPDETTAASGIKNLKGLPDRQIMLINSEQEAKRLGATVLGGYIAQTAPEPKGDSPELIGGNPGEEDAALNYAYAIQWWLFSVGVPIGWVVLVRREVRDRREKAEQDSAAEAEPAAV; translated from the coding sequence GTGTACCGCTTCCTGTTGTCCCGGCAGTGGGTGATCCTCACGCTGGTCGCCCTGCTCCTCATCCCCACGATGATCAGGCTGGGCATCTGGCAGATGCACCGCTACGAGGAGCGCACCGCCCGCAACCGGCTGGTCTCCGAGGCCATGCACGCGACGCCGGTGCCGGTGGAGGAGATGACCTCGCCCGGGCACACGGTCACGACCCACGACCGGTACCGCAGGGTGACCGCGAAGGGGCACTTCGACACCGACGACGAGGTCGTCGTGCGGCGCCGTACCAACTCGGACGACGAGGTCGGCTATCACGTCCTGACCCCCTTCGTCCTCGACGACGGCAAGGTGCTGCTGGTCAACCGGGGGTGGATCCCCTCGGACGGTCCCAGCCAGACCGCGTTCCCGAGGATCCCCGCTCCCCCGAAGGGCGAGATCACCGTCACCGGGCGGCTGATGCCGGACGAGACGACCGCGGCGAGCGGCATCAAGAACCTCAAGGGACTGCCGGACCGGCAGATCATGCTGATCAACAGCGAGCAGGAGGCGAAGCGGCTGGGTGCCACGGTGCTCGGCGGCTACATCGCCCAGACGGCACCCGAGCCGAAGGGCGACAGCCCGGAACTGATCGGCGGCAACCCCGGCGAGGAGGACGCCGCGCTGAACTACGCCTACGCGATCCAGTGGTGGCTGTTCTCCGTGGGCGTGCCGATCGGATGGGTGGTCCTGGTGCGGCGCGAGGTGCGTGACCGCCGGGAGAAGGCGGAGCAGGACAGCGCCGCGGAGGCGGAACCGGCCGCGGTGTGA
- a CDS encoding CopD family protein translates to MTLTRPSEVADASLPSRRPGTGRAVAVLALVTLGAAIPLFGPSAALRGTGEAAAPGAGAVALLRTVLFAALCVPLGELFVGRLARAVPGAPPDVARSWAPWAATAGFVAALGLASVVATGNLVPHSLSEIDVGGLYASRDGKLALLEANAFLVAGLCARSGRPALQVWPLAAVVVAEALRAHPSTEHTPLVGSGLTLVHLTCAALWAGGLLLVLRTLRRWGPGEPGTALLGLYARVAAVLLAAITATGVWSSLRRMPAGTVLEQLTDTAYGRTLLAKLLLVAVVAALALWARIRLRRAPDPLAACVPARVEVVALGLVVAVSGLLTALPLPIRW, encoded by the coding sequence CCCTCGCGGCGTCCCGGCACCGGGCGGGCGGTCGCCGTCCTCGCCCTGGTGACCCTGGGCGCGGCGATACCCCTGTTCGGTCCGTCCGCGGCGCTGCGCGGCACCGGGGAGGCCGCCGCGCCCGGGGCCGGGGCGGTGGCCCTGCTGCGGACCGTGCTGTTCGCGGCGCTGTGCGTGCCGCTGGGAGAGCTGTTCGTGGGCCGGCTGGCCCGCGCGGTGCCCGGTGCTCCGCCGGACGTCGCGCGCTCCTGGGCCCCCTGGGCGGCCACCGCCGGTTTCGTCGCCGCGCTGGGCCTGGCGTCGGTCGTGGCGACCGGCAATCTGGTGCCGCACAGCCTCTCCGAGATCGATGTCGGCGGCCTGTACGCCTCGCGGGACGGCAAGTTGGCCCTGCTGGAGGCCAACGCGTTCCTGGTGGCCGGGCTGTGCGCCCGTTCCGGCCGCCCAGCCCTCCAGGTGTGGCCCCTGGCCGCCGTGGTGGTGGCGGAAGCCCTGCGCGCGCACCCCTCGACCGAGCACACCCCACTGGTCGGCTCCGGGCTGACGCTGGTTCACCTCACGTGCGCGGCACTGTGGGCGGGCGGGCTGCTCCTCGTACTGCGGACGCTGCGCCGCTGGGGCCCCGGAGAGCCGGGCACGGCGCTGCTCGGGCTCTACGCGCGCGTGGCGGCCGTCCTGCTCGCCGCCATCACCGCGACCGGTGTGTGGAGTTCGCTGCGGCGGATGCCGGCCGGCACGGTCCTGGAGCAACTGACGGACACGGCCTACGGGCGCACTCTGCTCGCCAAGCTGCTGCTCGTGGCGGTCGTCGCCGCGCTCGCCCTGTGGGCCAGGATCCGACTGCGCCGCGCCCCCGACCCGCTGGCCGCCTGCGTCCCTGCGCGCGTGGAGGTCGTCGCGCTGGGCCTGGTGGTCGCGGTGTCGGGGTTGCTGACGGCACTGCCGCTGCCGATTCGCTGGTGA
- a CDS encoding VIT family protein produces the protein MTDEGVSGPAHDEAHGGGLGTRLNWLRAAVLGANDGIVSTAGLVVGVAGATSNRAALLTAGLAGLLAGSMSMAAGEYVSVSTQRDSEMAALAVERRELREQPDAELEELTQLLEERGLSREVAGEAAEQLTERDALRAHARVELGIDPDELTNPWHAAWASFLAFTAGALLPLLAIVLPPSGWRVPVTVVSVVAALVATGWSSARLGAAAPGRAVVRNVAGGLLAMGVTYGVGVLLGAAGVV, from the coding sequence ATGACGGATGAGGGTGTGAGCGGACCGGCGCACGACGAGGCCCACGGCGGCGGGCTGGGCACCCGCCTCAACTGGCTGCGCGCGGCCGTCCTCGGGGCGAACGACGGCATCGTCTCCACGGCGGGCCTCGTCGTCGGCGTGGCCGGCGCGACGAGCAACCGCGCGGCGTTGCTGACGGCGGGTCTGGCGGGTCTGCTGGCCGGCTCGATGTCCATGGCGGCCGGGGAGTACGTGTCCGTGTCGACCCAGCGCGACTCCGAGATGGCCGCGCTGGCGGTGGAGAGACGTGAACTCCGCGAACAGCCGGACGCGGAACTGGAGGAGTTGACGCAGCTTCTGGAGGAACGGGGCCTGTCCCGTGAGGTGGCCGGCGAGGCGGCGGAACAACTGACGGAGCGTGACGCACTACGGGCTCACGCGCGCGTGGAGCTCGGCATCGACCCGGACGAACTGACGAACCCCTGGCACGCGGCCTGGGCGAGCTTCCTGGCGTTCACGGCGGGAGCGCTGCTGCCCCTGCTCGCCATCGTGCTGCCGCCGTCGGGGTGGCGGGTGCCGGTGACCGTGGTGTCGGTGGTGGCCGCGCTGGTGGCGACCGGATGGAGCAGTGCGCGGCTGGGGGCGGCGGCCCCCGGGCGCGCGGTGGTGCGCAACGTGGCGGGCGGGCTGCTGGCCATGGGCGTCACGTACGGGGTGGGGGTGCTGCTGGGCGCGGCCGGAGTCGTTTGA
- a CDS encoding lysoplasmalogenase: MTTPSSHGTGPHRTRRALLAVFALAAVVDLASLATGFAPGHTVAKPLLMPLLAAYSLASGAPRLLVGALVCGWGGDVLLLSDADPAFLAGMASFAAGHVCYLALFRAYGSPRARVGLLAPAYATALVVTVVALWPDLPAGLRVPVAVYSVLLTTMACASAVRFGALTGVGGALFLLSDTLIATGVADWPQLPRPEFWIMLTYIAAQFLLADGTLRALEARPGPMATYGEVRSTTP; encoded by the coding sequence GTGACCACCCCGAGCAGCCACGGCACCGGCCCCCACCGCACCCGCCGCGCGCTCCTCGCGGTGTTCGCCCTCGCCGCCGTCGTCGACCTCGCCTCCCTGGCCACCGGCTTCGCCCCCGGCCACACCGTCGCCAAGCCCCTTCTGATGCCCCTCCTGGCCGCGTACTCCCTCGCGTCCGGGGCGCCCCGGCTCCTGGTCGGCGCCCTGGTGTGCGGCTGGGGCGGCGACGTCCTGCTGCTGTCCGACGCCGACCCCGCCTTCCTCGCCGGCATGGCCTCCTTCGCGGCGGGCCACGTCTGCTACCTCGCGCTCTTCCGGGCGTACGGCAGCCCACGCGCGCGCGTGGGCCTCCTCGCGCCCGCCTACGCCACCGCCCTCGTCGTCACCGTCGTGGCCCTGTGGCCGGACCTGCCCGCCGGACTGCGCGTGCCCGTCGCCGTCTACAGCGTGCTGCTCACGACGATGGCGTGCGCCTCGGCCGTACGCTTCGGGGCGCTCACCGGAGTCGGCGGCGCGCTCTTCCTCCTCTCCGACACCCTCATCGCCACCGGCGTCGCCGACTGGCCCCAGCTCCCGCGGCCCGAGTTCTGGATCATGCTCACGTACATCGCCGCGCAGTTCCTGCTGGCCGACGGCACCCTGCGAGCCCTCGAAGCGCGCCCCGGGCCCATGGCGACGTACGGTGAGGTGCGCTCGACCACCCCCTGA
- a CDS encoding zinc-dependent alcohol dehydrogenase family protein, which translates to MRATTIHAPYDMRVEDVPEPVVQLPTDAVLRVLRACICGSDLWAYRGEAARQPGQRIGHEFLGVVEETGSEVATLRRGDLVVAPFMWSDGVCDYCREGLTTSCEHGGFWGSVGYDGGQGEAVRVPFADGTLVRLPKEAASDDHLLSSLLTLSDVLGTGHHAALGAGARPGATVAVVGDGAVGLCAVLAAKRLGAERIIALGRHQVRTDIARRFGATDVVAERGDAAVEAVRELTRGQGAHAVVEAVGTEQSMRTAVGIARDGGAIGFVGVPHGSGTGVDLGVLFDRNIALRGGVAPVRAYIPELLPDVLDGTVDASPVFDMTVGLEGVPDGYKAMDERTALKVLVTN; encoded by the coding sequence ATGCGCGCCACCACCATCCACGCCCCCTACGACATGCGCGTGGAGGACGTGCCCGAACCCGTGGTGCAACTGCCCACCGACGCCGTGCTCCGGGTGCTGCGCGCCTGCATCTGCGGCAGCGACCTGTGGGCCTACCGCGGTGAGGCGGCCCGGCAGCCGGGGCAGCGGATCGGCCACGAGTTCCTCGGCGTCGTGGAGGAGACCGGCTCCGAGGTCGCCACCCTCAGGCGGGGCGACCTCGTCGTCGCACCCTTCATGTGGTCCGACGGCGTCTGCGACTACTGCCGCGAGGGCCTGACCACCTCCTGCGAGCACGGCGGCTTCTGGGGCTCCGTCGGGTACGACGGCGGCCAGGGCGAGGCCGTCCGCGTCCCGTTCGCCGACGGCACCCTCGTACGACTGCCCAAGGAGGCGGCCTCCGACGACCACCTGCTGTCCTCCCTGCTGACCCTCTCCGACGTCCTGGGCACCGGCCATCACGCGGCCCTCGGCGCCGGTGCCCGCCCGGGCGCCACGGTCGCCGTCGTCGGCGACGGTGCCGTCGGCCTGTGCGCGGTGCTCGCCGCCAAGCGGCTCGGCGCCGAAAGGATCATCGCCCTGGGCCGGCACCAGGTCCGCACCGACATCGCGCGCCGCTTCGGTGCCACCGACGTCGTCGCCGAGCGCGGGGACGCGGCCGTCGAGGCCGTCCGTGAACTCACCCGCGGCCAGGGCGCGCACGCCGTCGTCGAGGCCGTCGGCACCGAACAGTCCATGCGTACCGCCGTCGGCATCGCCCGTGACGGCGGCGCCATCGGCTTCGTCGGCGTGCCGCACGGCAGCGGCACCGGCGTCGACCTCGGCGTCCTGTTCGACCGGAACATCGCCCTGCGCGGCGGCGTCGCACCGGTCCGCGCCTACATCCCCGAACTGCTTCCCGACGTCCTGGACGGCACCGTCGACGCCTCACCCGTCTTCGACATGACCGTCGGCCTCGAGGGCGTCCCCGACGGCTACAAGGCGATGGACGAGCGCACCGCGCTCAAGGTCCTCGTCACCAACTGA
- a CDS encoding carbon starvation CstA family protein: protein MPETSLQPALEAPEKSRMSARSILVWAAVALLGAVAWGVLALARGEKISAVWLVVAALGSYAIAYRFYSRFVVRRVLKPDDRRATPAERLEDGVDFHPTDKRVLLGHHFAAIAGAGPLVGPVLAAQMGYLPGTLWIVAGVIFAGAVQDMVVLFLSMRRDGKSLGQMARDEIGRAGGAAALIAVFAIMIILLGVLALVVVNALAHSPWGTFSVAMTIPIALFMGFWLHRIRPGRVVETSFIGVALLLLAIVGGSWVQNSSLASAFTLSPTTLVFCLVGYGFVASVLPVWMLLAPRDYLSTFMKIGTIALLAVGVVVAAPVLRADAVSDFATSGAGPVFAGSLFPFLFITIACGALSGFHALVSSGTTPKLIQKESQVRMIGYGAMLMESFVAIMALIAAATLEPGLYYAMNAPAGLLGTTAESASHAVAGLGFTITPDQLTHAARAVEEQSLIARSGGAPTLAVGMSEIFSGVFGGTAMKAFWYHFAIMFEALFILTTVDAGTRVGRFMLQDMLGNVWKPVGRVNWKPGIWLCSALVVAAWGYFLHTGATDPLGGINQLFPLFGIANQLLAAIALAVCTTVLVKSGKLRWAWVTGVPLAWVVAITFTAGWQKIFSDDPRVGFFAQRAKYADGIDTGQVLAPAKTLDDMHTVVTNSTVDGVLIALFLLLVAVVIVNAGVVCVRAVRAPGASPTTEAPYVESRIDAPEQAGEELVGVRS, encoded by the coding sequence TGGCTGGTCGTCGCCGCGCTCGGCTCGTATGCGATCGCCTACCGCTTCTACTCCCGCTTCGTCGTCCGGCGCGTCCTGAAACCGGACGACCGCCGCGCCACCCCGGCCGAACGCCTCGAAGACGGTGTCGACTTCCACCCCACCGACAAGCGGGTCCTCCTCGGGCACCACTTCGCCGCGATCGCCGGCGCCGGACCGCTGGTCGGCCCGGTCCTCGCGGCCCAGATGGGCTACCTGCCCGGCACCCTGTGGATCGTCGCCGGAGTGATCTTCGCGGGGGCCGTGCAGGACATGGTCGTGCTGTTCCTGTCCATGCGCCGGGACGGCAAGTCGCTCGGGCAGATGGCCCGTGACGAGATCGGCCGGGCGGGTGGGGCGGCCGCGCTGATCGCGGTCTTCGCCATCATGATCATCCTGCTTGGCGTGCTCGCCCTGGTCGTGGTCAACGCCCTCGCGCACTCCCCGTGGGGCACCTTCTCCGTCGCCATGACCATCCCCATCGCCCTGTTCATGGGCTTCTGGCTGCACCGCATCCGTCCCGGCCGGGTCGTGGAGACCAGCTTCATCGGCGTCGCGCTGCTGCTCCTCGCGATCGTCGGCGGCAGCTGGGTCCAGAACTCCTCGCTGGCCTCCGCCTTCACACTCAGCCCGACGACCCTGGTCTTCTGCCTCGTCGGCTACGGCTTCGTCGCGTCCGTCCTCCCGGTCTGGATGCTCCTGGCCCCCCGCGACTACCTCTCCACCTTCATGAAGATCGGCACGATCGCGCTGCTCGCCGTCGGGGTCGTGGTCGCCGCCCCGGTGCTGCGGGCGGACGCGGTGAGCGACTTCGCGACCTCGGGCGCCGGGCCGGTGTTCGCCGGGTCCCTGTTCCCCTTCCTGTTCATCACCATCGCCTGCGGCGCGCTGTCCGGCTTCCACGCGCTGGTCTCCTCCGGCACGACACCGAAGCTGATCCAGAAGGAGTCGCAGGTCCGCATGATCGGCTACGGCGCCATGCTGATGGAGTCGTTCGTCGCGATCATGGCGCTGATCGCCGCCGCGACCCTTGAGCCCGGCCTGTACTACGCGATGAACGCCCCCGCCGGACTGCTGGGCACGACGGCCGAGTCGGCCTCGCACGCGGTCGCCGGCCTCGGCTTCACCATCACCCCCGACCAGCTGACGCATGCGGCCAGGGCGGTCGAGGAACAGTCGCTGATCGCCCGTTCCGGAGGCGCCCCGACCCTCGCGGTCGGCATGTCGGAGATCTTCTCCGGGGTGTTCGGCGGGACCGCCATGAAGGCCTTCTGGTACCACTTCGCGATCATGTTCGAGGCGCTGTTCATCCTGACCACGGTGGACGCGGGCACCCGGGTCGGCCGCTTCATGCTCCAGGACATGCTCGGCAACGTGTGGAAGCCGGTCGGCCGGGTCAACTGGAAGCCGGGCATCTGGCTGTGCAGCGCCCTGGTGGTCGCGGCCTGGGGCTACTTCCTCCACACCGGCGCCACCGACCCGCTCGGCGGGATCAACCAGCTCTTCCCGCTCTTCGGCATCGCGAACCAGCTGCTCGCCGCGATCGCCCTGGCCGTGTGCACCACCGTCCTCGTCAAGTCCGGGAAGCTGCGCTGGGCGTGGGTCACCGGGGTCCCGCTGGCCTGGGTGGTCGCGATCACCTTCACCGCGGGCTGGCAGAAGATCTTCTCCGACGATCCGCGGGTCGGGTTCTTCGCCCAGCGGGCCAAGTACGCCGACGGCATCGACACCGGCCAGGTGCTCGCCCCCGCCAAGACCCTCGACGACATGCACACCGTGGTCACCAACTCCACGGTCGACGGCGTGCTCATCGCCCTGTTCCTGCTGCTGGTCGCGGTGGTCATCGTCAACGCGGGGGTGGTGTGCGTGCGGGCGGTCCGGGCGCCGGGGGCGTCGCCGACCACCGAGGCGCCGTACGTCGAGTCGCGGATCGACGCGCCCGAGCAGGCCGGCGAGGAGCTCGTGGGAGTGCGCTCGTGA
- a CDS encoding YbdD/YjiX family protein, with product MTARRWARAVHWYLRELTGEAEYDRYRERLRHHRPLAPVPTRREYEVLRARHREAHPQGRCC from the coding sequence GTGACCGCGCGGCGCTGGGCGCGGGCCGTCCACTGGTACCTGCGCGAGCTGACCGGGGAGGCGGAGTACGACCGCTACCGCGAGCGGCTCCGGCACCACCGCCCGCTCGCACCGGTACCGACCAGGCGGGAGTACGAGGTGCTGCGCGCGCGGCACCGGGAGGCTCATCCGCAGGGGCGGTGCTGTTGA
- a CDS encoding DEDDh family exonuclease yields MLEDQTTAASSPTTWPAAYPQGYAVVDVETTGLARDDRIISAAVYRLDARGEVEDHWYTLVNPERDPGPVWIHGLTSEALEGAPLFQDIAEEFSARLDGRVLVAHNAVFDWQMIAREYARAGRVAPVSQRLCTIVLSKELGLPLPNHKLESLAAHFGVVQRRAHHALDDARVLAEAFRPSLRAAAERSVRLPLHECRPLTEWTDRAVPRQSANYSGYRQTSWRPARKRPACPYPNPGRYEDGRPLKQGMRIAFSGDTSTERDLLEDRATEAGLHVATSISRLTSLLVTNDPDSGTSKVVKARQFGTPVVDEAAFGQLLRDVEPASEG; encoded by the coding sequence ATGCTCGAAGACCAGACGACCGCAGCGTCCTCCCCCACGACGTGGCCGGCCGCGTATCCGCAGGGATACGCGGTCGTCGACGTGGAGACCACCGGCCTGGCCCGCGACGACCGGATAATCTCCGCGGCCGTCTACCGGTTGGACGCCCGCGGCGAGGTCGAGGACCACTGGTACACGCTGGTCAATCCGGAGCGCGATCCGGGCCCGGTGTGGATCCACGGGCTGACGAGCGAGGCACTCGAGGGCGCCCCTCTCTTCCAGGACATCGCCGAGGAGTTCTCGGCCCGCCTCGACGGCCGTGTGCTCGTCGCGCACAACGCAGTCTTCGACTGGCAGATGATCGCCCGCGAGTACGCGCGCGCCGGCCGCGTGGCGCCGGTGAGCCAGCGGCTGTGCACCATCGTCCTGTCGAAGGAGCTGGGCCTGCCGCTGCCCAACCACAAACTGGAGTCGCTGGCGGCCCACTTCGGCGTCGTGCAGCGGCGGGCGCACCATGCCCTCGACGACGCGCGTGTGCTCGCGGAGGCGTTCCGGCCGAGTCTGCGGGCCGCCGCCGAGCGGAGCGTGCGGCTGCCGCTGCACGAGTGCCGGCCGCTGACCGAGTGGACGGACCGGGCGGTGCCCCGGCAGTCGGCGAACTACTCCGGTTACCGGCAGACCAGTTGGCGGCCCGCGCGCAAGCGGCCCGCGTGCCCCTACCCCAACCCGGGGCGGTACGAGGACGGCAGGCCGCTCAAGCAGGGGATGCGGATCGCGTTCTCCGGGGACACCTCGACCGAGCGCGACCTCCTGGAGGACCGGGCGACCGAGGCCGGGCTGCATGTCGCCACCAGCATCTCCCGGCTGACCAGCCTGCTCGTCACCAACGACCCGGACTCGGGCACGTCCAAAGTGGTCAAGGCCCGGCAGTTCGGCACACCGGTCGTCGACGAGGCGGCCTTCGGGCAGCTTCTGCGGGATGTGGAACCGGCGTCGGAGGGATGA